The sequence below is a genomic window from Sorangiineae bacterium MSr12523.
TTACCCCTTCCACGCGCAGCCAGGCTCGTACCTGGCGTTCATCGGCCGCATCTCGCCGGAGAAACGGCCCGATCGGGCGATTGCCATTGCGCGTCGTGCCAAGATGCCACTCAAGATTGCGGCGAAGGTCGATGCTGTCGATCGGAGCTATTTCGAAGCGCGTATTCGGCCTTTGCTCTCCGGGGCCGACGTGGAATTCATCGGCGAGATCAGCGATGTCCAGAAACGCGATTTCATCGGCAACGCGCGAGCCGTACTTTTTCCCATCGATTGGCCCGAGCCGTTCGGCCTCGTGATGATCGAGTCCATGGCGTGTGGAACACCGGTCATCGCATGGCGATGTGGCTCCGTGCCCGAGATCATGGTCGACGGTGAAACGGGTCGCGTGGTGGAAAGCGAGGACGAGGCCGTGGACGCCGTGGAACGTATTCACGAGCTCGACCGGCACCGCTGCCGCGACGTCTTCGACGAGCGCTTCACCGTGGAACGAATGGCCCGCGACTACGTGGAAGCGTATGCGCAACGAGCGGAAGGGTCCGATCGGCGACTTCGCGTGGCATGATTCCTCGCATGCGGACATGATTCGTCCGGGAGAGCGATGGAAACCATACGAATCGAAGACCGGTGGTACGTGCTGGCAACCTCGTCACGCACGGACGACCGCACTCGGGTGCTGAAGAACGGCGAGACCTTCGCCGTGTTCGATCGGTTCGGCGATATTCAGCCGATCGGAACCGGAGAACAGGGGCTCTACCATCAGGGCACGCGCT
It includes:
- a CDS encoding glycosyltransferase family 4 protein, producing the protein MKVAIISPLIESVPPKLYGGTERVVSYLCEELVRQGHDVTLFASGDSVTRARLRPMVERSLRLDERCHDPNSHHIIMVDRVIEAASEFDVLHFHLDYCHFPLVRRLGLPSVTTMHGRLDLKEYIRVYSYFRDVPLVSISDAQRAPIPDNNWVATIHHGLPRDLYPFHAQPGSYLAFIGRISPEKRPDRAIAIARRAKMPLKIAAKVDAVDRSYFEARIRPLLSGADVEFIGEISDVQKRDFIGNARAVLFPIDWPEPFGLVMIESMACGTPVIAWRCGSVPEIMVDGETGRVVESEDEAVDAVERIHELDRHRCRDVFDERFTVERMARDYVEAYAQRAEGSDRRLRVA